A single window of Pontibacillus chungwhensis DNA harbors:
- a CDS encoding mandelate racemase/muconate lactonizing enzyme family protein yields the protein MQIQSIETYPVAEPLKKPFKTALRTVTVAESIYVKVTCDNGITGWGEAPPTHVITGESIASIEYAITYILKPLLLEKSLTNREALFEALHSAMVGNTSAKAAVDMALHDCFAQSCNLPLYQLLGGYKSELETDYTVSVNDPEEMAKDAAQYIQDGFNVLKVKVGKDEIETDIERIRQIREKVGDEPTIRLDANQGWTVKEAISAIRQMEELDLRIELVEQPVKAHDIEGLKNVTDQTETRIMADESVFSPQQAKQVLETRSADLINIKLMKSGGIHQALQINKLAESYGVPCMVGSMIETKIGITAAAHFAASQKNVHFVDFDAPLMLLNDSIEGGVIYNGRHITFSEGAGLGITSVHLDQVLS from the coding sequence ATGCAGATCCAATCAATTGAAACCTATCCAGTTGCAGAACCACTGAAGAAACCATTCAAGACAGCTCTGCGCACCGTTACAGTTGCTGAGAGTATATATGTAAAAGTCACGTGCGATAACGGGATTACCGGCTGGGGTGAAGCACCTCCAACGCACGTGATTACTGGCGAAAGCATTGCAAGCATCGAATATGCGATCACTTATATACTAAAACCTCTCCTCCTTGAGAAATCACTAACGAACAGGGAGGCCCTGTTTGAGGCGCTCCATAGTGCAATGGTCGGAAATACGAGTGCGAAAGCGGCTGTTGATATGGCCCTGCACGATTGCTTTGCACAAAGCTGCAATCTCCCTCTTTATCAATTACTCGGAGGCTACAAATCAGAGCTTGAAACAGATTATACGGTGAGCGTTAATGACCCAGAAGAAATGGCTAAAGACGCAGCTCAGTATATTCAAGACGGATTTAATGTACTGAAAGTGAAAGTAGGGAAAGATGAAATCGAAACAGATATTGAACGCATTCGCCAAATCCGCGAAAAAGTTGGAGATGAGCCTACGATTCGACTAGATGCGAATCAGGGATGGACCGTTAAAGAAGCCATTAGTGCTATCCGACAAATGGAAGAATTAGATTTAAGAATTGAACTTGTGGAACAACCCGTGAAAGCTCACGATATCGAAGGACTTAAAAACGTGACAGATCAAACCGAAACCCGTATTATGGCTGATGAGAGCGTTTTCTCTCCTCAACAGGCCAAACAAGTATTAGAGACAAGAAGCGCAGATCTTATCAATATAAAACTCATGAAATCAGGCGGCATTCACCAAGCCCTGCAGATTAATAAATTAGCAGAGAGTTACGGCGTTCCTTGTATGGTTGGTAGCATGATCGAAACGAAGATTGGGATTACAGCCGCAGCTCATTTTGCAGCCAGCCAGAAAAATGTCCACTTCGTTGACTTTGATGCACCACTCATGCTTTTGAACGATTCGATTGAAGGCGGCGTCATTTACAACGGCCGTCATATCACATTCTCAGAAGGCGCTGGTCTTGGCATCACATCTGTACACCTTGATCAAGTTCTTTCCTAA
- a CDS encoding C40 family peptidase has translation MTQDTVTSTTWVVQVPVATVWTSPESPREIDAPGISNPLDLQQWHTSLTYEPRLALSDDNLIQSQLLYGEEVLLVDIQGEWAHVIVPTQPSRKDERGYPGWVPLTQLKELPSEAWTGNGVAVVKTKKATLYDPYKKPFLEVSYLTTLPVQTKEDDYVGVLSPHGGGYFSTDEIAVYPSLEDIPKGTGEDILKSGEAFVDLPYFWGGMSSFGYDCSGFTYNMHKAQGYEIPRDAHDQAESGEKVDLDHLQPGDLLFFAYEEGKGKLHHVGLYYGNGKMIHSPNTGKNVEIIDLKDTIYEKELCSARRYWEEKTE, from the coding sequence ATGACTCAAGACACCGTAACGAGTACGACCTGGGTCGTCCAAGTACCTGTAGCAACCGTTTGGACGTCACCAGAATCCCCACGTGAAATTGATGCGCCAGGCATTTCAAATCCGCTAGACTTACAGCAATGGCATACGAGTTTAACGTATGAACCAAGACTTGCTTTAAGCGATGATAACTTAATCCAATCTCAGCTTTTATATGGAGAAGAAGTTCTCTTAGTCGATATCCAAGGGGAATGGGCACACGTCATTGTTCCCACTCAACCATCAAGGAAGGACGAACGCGGCTATCCAGGTTGGGTCCCTCTCACCCAATTAAAAGAACTGCCTAGTGAGGCATGGACAGGAAATGGCGTTGCCGTTGTGAAGACAAAGAAAGCAACTCTTTATGATCCTTACAAAAAACCATTTCTAGAAGTAAGTTATTTAACCACTCTCCCTGTACAAACGAAGGAAGACGACTACGTAGGCGTATTAAGCCCGCATGGTGGAGGCTATTTCTCTACGGATGAAATTGCCGTATACCCTTCCCTTGAAGACATTCCAAAAGGGACAGGTGAAGATATTTTAAAATCTGGCGAAGCGTTTGTGGACCTTCCTTACTTCTGGGGTGGCATGAGCTCGTTTGGCTATGACTGCTCTGGATTCACGTACAACATGCACAAGGCACAAGGGTACGAAATCCCGCGTGATGCTCACGACCAGGCTGAAAGCGGCGAGAAGGTAGACCTTGACCACTTACAGCCAGGTGACTTGTTGTTCTTCGCTTATGAGGAAGGCAAAGGAAAACTTCACCACGTCGGCCTTTACTACGGCAATGGTAAAATGATTCACTCGCCTAACACCGGTAAAAATGTTGAGATTATTGACTTAAAAGACACGATCTATGAAAAAGAACTGTGCAGCGCCAGACGCTATTGGGAGGAGAAAACCGAGTAG